TTGTTAAAAAAAGTTTTAATTTTAATTCCGGAAAACAAAACCACAACTATTTGAAAGTTGAAAGTTCTTTGAGCCTTGAGCCAAGAAAAAATCTTTATGTTATTAAAGCCGGAAAAGAAAGATTTCTTATTTCTACAGGCATTGAAGGGTGTCAGTTTATGACAAAAATCGAAAAAGATAATATTCCTTTAAGTACAGAAATTTTAAATGAGGAAGTAGAGAAAGCTGAAACAAATAATCCAATAAGCAAAATGATGATTCCCAAGCTGGAAATGCCTGCTTTAAGCCCTGATTATATCGGGCTTAAAGAGATTTTAAGAGCAGAAAGGTTTTAATTAATGAATATCGATAATTTATTAAAAGACTTAAATCCGTCAATGCAGTTATTAATATTAATGACTGCTATTACTGTTTTGCCGTTTGTATTTATGTGCATGACCAGTTTTTTAAGGTTTGTTATAGTCTTTTCAA
The bacterium genome window above contains:
- a CDS encoding flagellar biosynthetic protein FliO is translated as MTGYLTGFLVYTLAMLGVIFVGFVVVKKSFNFNSGKQNHNYLKVESSLSLEPRKNLYVIKAGKERFLISTGIEGCQFMTKIEKDNIPLSTEILNEEVEKAETNNPISKMMIPKLEMPALSPDYIGLKEILRAERF